The Antechinus flavipes isolate AdamAnt ecotype Samford, QLD, Australia chromosome 4, AdamAnt_v2, whole genome shotgun sequence genomic interval tgatgttCAGCTAAAGTGTGAACATGTCAGTATATTATGTACCTGTCATTGCCTTCATTCTACACAGTTGCATCTGTTGTAAAATTTTCTTTAgcttatttgattgattgattattgattataTTGATATTGAAGCAATATCATATTGCTCACTTTGAGTCTGCAATTTACTAAAATCTTCAGATTTTATCTTTATCATATAAATCATTTTCTAGTCATATGCCTTCTCTCATTATTTAGGACCATAGGATCCAGATCCATTGCAGGAGGGATCATAGAGAGGGCCTTTAATCACTTCTTTTTATAGTTGAGAGAATTGAAATCCAGTAATGCCAATTGACTTGCACAAGATTGTACAAATTGTTTAAAGCTATATTTTGAAATCTGACCTTTTGACTTCAAATACAACACTCATTTTATCATACCACATTAACTTCAAACTTGTGTGATTGCTTTTTTGGTAGACAAGTGtaggactttatatttatccctattaatttttattgtatgtaATTCATCCCAATTGTTCTAATctctagagaatttttttcaattctaatgtGTGTTGTTTTTACTGCCTTTGTAGATATTATCAAATTTGGTTAAGTTTATTTAGTTAGGTCCTAAATGTTGCCCtctaaatctctccttttttaaCTCTTCAGCTTTCATACATACATGATGCTTAATTCCCAAActctgctacaaactttttttacCTCTAATCCTCGGTGACTCAGTCACCTGCCATCTATGCTGTTTCATAATTCACAAAACTCTCATCAGAAAGAACATGGATAGATAACATGTATTTTTGATATTCctgaatttaacatttattttggtAGAAAATGGTTCTCAGCCTTTTAAACTAAATTTGGAGTCTTTTAATTATTAGCAGTTCCATAAATGCATTGAACAGGGAAGATAATTTTAGCTtttgttctaaaaataaaaacagaatcaaataactgggcatctctctctctctctctctctctctctctctctctctctctctctctctctttctctctctctctctcttttctttctccataggtGACTCTTTTgagaatatggaaagaaaaaaccaGACAAGAATATCTGAGTTTTTCTTCTCTGGGTTCCCCCAATTCCAAGATGGTGGGGTTTTGTTCTTCATCCCTTTGCTCCTTATGTATATGTTTGTTGTCATTGGGAATCTCATGATTTTCATTGCTATCAGGCTGGATGCTCGACTCCACAACCCCATGTATAATTTCATTGGCATCTTCTCCTTCCTAGAGATCTGGTACACCACAGCCACCATTCCCAAAATGCTCTCTAACTTGATCAGTGACCAGAAGACCATCTCCTTCACTGGTTGTCTCCTACAGATGTACTTTTTCCATTCTCTTGGAAATTCTGAGGGCATCTTACTGACCACAATGGCCATTGATAGGTATATTGCTATCTGCAATCCACTCCGCTATCCCACCATCATGACGCCTAAGTTGTGTAGTCAGCTGATCACAGGTTCCTGCATCTTTGGATTTCTTGTGCTGCTCCCTGAGATCATTTGGATCTCCACCTTACCCTTCTGTGGCTCCAACCAGATCCATCAACTCTTCTGTGACTTTGCACCTGTGTTAAACTTGGTCTGCACAGACACTTCCACAATTCTTGTTGAGGATGTGGTCCATGCTATTGCCATTCTAATTGCTGTGCTGATCATCACCCTCTCCTACATCCGGATCATTGCTGTAATTCTGAGTATCCCCTCAGTTGAAGGCCGCCACAAAGCTTTCTCTACATGTGCCTCTCATCTCACTGTC includes:
- the LOC127558684 gene encoding olfactory receptor 6K3-like, which translates into the protein MERKNQTRISEFFFSGFPQFQDGGVLFFIPLLLMYMFVVIGNLMIFIAIRLDARLHNPMYNFIGIFSFLEIWYTTATIPKMLSNLISDQKTISFTGCLLQMYFFHSLGNSEGILLTTMAIDRYIAICNPLRYPTIMTPKLCSQLITGSCIFGFLVLLPEIIWISTLPFCGSNQIHQLFCDFAPVLNLVCTDTSTILVEDVVHAIAILIAVLIITLSYIRIIAVILSIPSVEGRHKAFSTCASHLTVFIMFYGSVSLMYLRFSAIFPPFLDRTIALMFAVLAPFFNPFIYSLRNKDMKEAIRKLICSQKSFNMSGS